One segment of Insulibacter thermoxylanivorax DNA contains the following:
- a CDS encoding ABC transporter permease, whose translation MNTRPFWVIVRKEIADYLHSWRFFILIGIIMLTCLGSLYTALSGITKAAAATDTRVEFLFLRLFTISNGTVPSFMSFITFLGPLLGIGLGFDAINSERNKGTLSRILAQPVPRDYVINAKFAAALLVIGAAFFALGLLVMGIGILVTGIELTFEEFLRIISYLLMSLVYVAFWLNLSILFSVLFKQPATAALSGIAVWLFFSVFYNMIIELLGNALAPGELTVESILSYESTMMFLLRLSPAYLFSEVTKTLLYPTVNTLGSSILASEQQFFMIPDTPLSFVQSLLVCWPQLTAMIAATLICFGVSYYIFMRQEIRSRS comes from the coding sequence ATGAACACTCGTCCGTTCTGGGTGATCGTGCGCAAGGAAATCGCCGATTACCTGCACAGCTGGCGGTTCTTCATCCTGATCGGGATCATCATGCTGACCTGCCTCGGCTCGCTGTATACGGCTTTGAGCGGTATCACCAAGGCAGCGGCAGCGACGGACACGCGAGTCGAGTTTCTCTTCCTGCGGCTGTTCACGATCTCGAACGGCACCGTGCCTTCGTTTATGTCCTTCATCACCTTCCTGGGGCCGCTGCTCGGGATCGGGCTTGGCTTCGATGCGATTAACTCCGAGCGCAACAAAGGAACGCTAAGCCGCATCCTGGCCCAGCCCGTGCCGCGCGACTACGTGATCAATGCGAAGTTCGCAGCGGCACTTCTGGTGATCGGCGCAGCCTTCTTCGCCCTTGGCCTCTTGGTCATGGGGATCGGCATTCTCGTCACAGGCATCGAGCTGACCTTCGAGGAATTCCTCAGGATCATCTCCTATCTGCTGATGAGCCTGGTGTATGTTGCGTTCTGGCTCAATCTGTCGATCCTGTTCTCGGTGCTGTTCAAGCAGCCTGCGACAGCGGCCTTGTCCGGCATCGCTGTATGGCTGTTCTTCAGCGTCTTCTATAACATGATCATCGAGCTTTTGGGCAATGCTTTGGCCCCGGGTGAGCTCACCGTGGAGTCGATCTTGAGTTATGAGAGCACGATGATGTTCCTGCTCCGTCTGTCACCGGCGTATCTGTTCAGCGAGGTGACGAAGACGCTGCTTTATCCGACAGTGAACACCTTGGGTTCGTCGATCCTGGCCAGCGAACAGCAATTCTTCATGATCCCGGATACTCCGCTCAGCTTCGTACAGAGCTTGCTCGTGTGCTGGCCGCAGCTCACCGCGATGATCGCCGCAACCTTGATCTGCTTCGGCGTGTCGTATTATATCTTCATGAGGCAGGAGATCCGCTCGCGTTCATAA